One part of the Glycine soja cultivar W05 chromosome 11, ASM419377v2, whole genome shotgun sequence genome encodes these proteins:
- the LOC114376492 gene encoding cellulose synthase-like protein G2 isoform X1, giving the protein MATFHTETVQSGLALSRLHILFHSVALLFLYYYRISHILLEPSFVWIFMTIAELIFGELWLFKQAFRWRPVSRAVMPEKLPSDGKLPALDIFVCTVDPEKEPTVQVMDTVISAIAMDYPSNKLAVYLSDDGGCPVTLYGIREASRFAKEWVPFCRKYGINSRCPKAFFSPMGEDERELLLLRNHEFLAEQEQLKAKYNIMQKNIDEFGRDPKNRSIVFDRPARIEIINEQSEIPLVVYVSRERRPNVPHTYKGGALNTLQLWLQLRVSGLFSNGPYVLVVDCDMYCNDPSSAKQAMCFFLDPETSKDIAFVQFPQMFHNLSMKDIYDSQHRHAFTTMWQGMDGLRGPGLSGSGNYLSRSALIFPSPYEKDGYEHNAQNKFGNSTMYIESLKAIQGQQTYKTSISRNVILQEAEAVASCSYEIDTNWGNEVGFSYVILLESTVTGYLLHCRGWRSTYLYPKRPCFLGCAPTDFMEGMLQLVKWSSELFLLGISKYSPFTYGISRIPILHNFTFCYFTSTCQYIVALIVYGIIPQVCFLKGTPVFPKVTEPWFVVFAILYVSSQSQHLIEVLYGGGSLGTWWDEQRIWIVKSIVGGIFGSILAIKKRFGLNKAKFILSNKVVAKEKFEKYEQGKFEFEGAALFMSPLVGLLIVNILCFFGGLWRLFNVKDFEKMSGQLFLLGYLAALSYPIFEGIITMKSKVQ; this is encoded by the exons ATGGCGACCTTCCACACAGAAACCGTGCAATCAGGGTTGGCCTTGAGCAGACTCCACATCCTATTCCACTCGGTGGCactcttgtttctctattactACCGCATAAGCCACATCTTACTGGAACCAAGCTTTGTATGGATTTTCATGACCATAGCGGAGCTTATCTTCGGCGAGCTCTGGCTCTTCAAACAGGCGTTCCGGTGGCGGCCCGTGTCGAGGGCCGTCATGCCGGAGAAGCTGCCGAGCGACGGCAAGCTTCCGGCGCTCGACATCTTCGTCTGCACGGTTGACCCCGAAAAGGAGCCGACGGTGCAGGTGATGGACACCGTCATCTCCGCCATTGCCATGGACTACCCCTCCAACAAGCTCGCCGTGTACCTTTCCGACGATGGCGGGTGTCCGGTGACTCTGTATGGGATCAGAGAGGCTTCTCGGTTCGCAAAGGAGTGGGTTCCGTTCTGCAGAAAGTATGGGATCAATTCACGGTGCCCCAAGGCCTTCTTCTCTCCCATGGGGGAGGATGAACGTGAACTGCTTCTTCTTCGCAACCATGAATTCTTGGCAGAGCAAGAACAACTCAAG GCTAAATACAATATaatgcaaaaaaatattgacgAATTTGGAAGAGACCCTAAAAATCGTTCCATTGTGTTTGATAGACCAGCTCGCATTGAG ATTATAAATGAGCAATCCGAAATACCACTGGTTGTTTATGTGTCTCGTGAAAGAAGGCCAAATGTTCCTCATACATACAAAGGGGGAGCCCTCAACACATTG CAATTGTGGTTGCAGCTCAGAGTCTCAGGGCTATTCAGTAACGGGCCCTATGTACTTGTAGTTGATTGTGATATGTATTGCAATGATCCATCATCAGCTAAACAAGCCATGTGCTTTTTTCTTGATCCTGAAACCTCCAAAGATATTGCTTTTGTCCAATTCCCTCAAATGTTTCACAACCTTAGCATGAAAGACATCTACGATAGTCAACATAGGCATGCTTTTACA ACAATGTGGCAAGGAATGGATGGACTAAGAGGTCCAGGTCTTTCTGGTAGTGGCAATTACTTAAGTAGAAGTGCATTAATCTTTCCAAGCCCATATGAAAAAG ACGGCTATGAACATAATGCCCAAAACAAATTTGGCAACTCTACCATGTACATTGAATCATTAAAGGCCATTCAAGGACAACAAACTTATAAAACGAGCATTTCAAGAAATGTGATTTTACAGGAAGCAGAAGCAGTGGCCTCTTGTTCCTATGAAATAGACACAAATTGGGGTAATGAG GTAGGATTCTCATATGTTATATTACTGGAGAGTACAGTTACTGGCTATCTTCTTCACTGTAGAGGATGGAGATCAACTTACCTTTACCCCAAAAGACCTTGTTTCTTGGGATGTGCCCCCACTGACTTCATGGAAGGCATGCTTCAGTTGGTGAAATGGAGTTCTGAACTTTTCTTGCTAGGAATATCCAAATACAGCCCTTTCACTTATGGGATTTCAAGAATTCCTATTCTGCACAACTttaccttttgctacttcacaTCTACATGTCAATATATTGTTGCCTTAATAGTATATGGCATCATTCCTCAAGTATGCTTCTTGAAAGGAACTCCTGTGTTTCCTAAG GTTACAGAACCATGGTTTGTAGTTTTTGCAATATTATATGTATCCTCTCAAAGTCAACATTTGATTGAAGTCCTTTATGGTGGTGGCTCTTTGGGAACATGGTGGGATGAACAAAGAATATGGATTGTAAAGTCAATTGTTGGAGGCATATTTGGATCTATACTAGCAATCAAGAAACGTTTTGGGTTAAACAAagcaaaattcattttatcaaataaagttGTTGCCAAAGAGAAGTTTGAGAAATATGAACAAGGTAAGTTCGAGTTCGAAGGTGCAGCTTTGTTCATGTCTCCATTGGTTGGATTACTCATAGTGAATATTCTTTGCTTCTTTGGTGGTTTATGGAGACTATTTAATGTGAAAGATTTTGAAAAGATGTCTGGCCAACTTTTTCTACTTGGCTATCTGGCGGCGCTCAGTTATCCCATTTTTGAGGGGATAATAACCATGAAAAGCAAGGTGCAATAG
- the LOC114376492 gene encoding cellulose synthase-like protein G2 isoform X2, with translation MATFHTETVQSGLALSRLHILFHSVALLFLYYYRISHILLEPSFVWIFMTIAELIFGELWLFKQAFRWRPVSRAVMPEKLPSDGKLPALDIFVCTVDPEKEPTVQVMDTVISAIAMDYPSNKLAVYLSDDGGCPVTLYGIREASRFAKEWVPFCRKYGINSRCPKAFFSPMGEDERELLLLRNHEFLAEQEQLKAKYNIMQKNIDEFGRDPKNRSIVFDRPARIEIINEQSEIPLVVYVSRERRPNVPHTYKGGALNTLLRVSGLFSNGPYVLVVDCDMYCNDPSSAKQAMCFFLDPETSKDIAFVQFPQMFHNLSMKDIYDSQHRHAFTTMWQGMDGLRGPGLSGSGNYLSRSALIFPSPYEKDGYEHNAQNKFGNSTMYIESLKAIQGQQTYKTSISRNVILQEAEAVASCSYEIDTNWGNEVGFSYVILLESTVTGYLLHCRGWRSTYLYPKRPCFLGCAPTDFMEGMLQLVKWSSELFLLGISKYSPFTYGISRIPILHNFTFCYFTSTCQYIVALIVYGIIPQVCFLKGTPVFPKVTEPWFVVFAILYVSSQSQHLIEVLYGGGSLGTWWDEQRIWIVKSIVGGIFGSILAIKKRFGLNKAKFILSNKVVAKEKFEKYEQGKFEFEGAALFMSPLVGLLIVNILCFFGGLWRLFNVKDFEKMSGQLFLLGYLAALSYPIFEGIITMKSKVQ, from the exons ATGGCGACCTTCCACACAGAAACCGTGCAATCAGGGTTGGCCTTGAGCAGACTCCACATCCTATTCCACTCGGTGGCactcttgtttctctattactACCGCATAAGCCACATCTTACTGGAACCAAGCTTTGTATGGATTTTCATGACCATAGCGGAGCTTATCTTCGGCGAGCTCTGGCTCTTCAAACAGGCGTTCCGGTGGCGGCCCGTGTCGAGGGCCGTCATGCCGGAGAAGCTGCCGAGCGACGGCAAGCTTCCGGCGCTCGACATCTTCGTCTGCACGGTTGACCCCGAAAAGGAGCCGACGGTGCAGGTGATGGACACCGTCATCTCCGCCATTGCCATGGACTACCCCTCCAACAAGCTCGCCGTGTACCTTTCCGACGATGGCGGGTGTCCGGTGACTCTGTATGGGATCAGAGAGGCTTCTCGGTTCGCAAAGGAGTGGGTTCCGTTCTGCAGAAAGTATGGGATCAATTCACGGTGCCCCAAGGCCTTCTTCTCTCCCATGGGGGAGGATGAACGTGAACTGCTTCTTCTTCGCAACCATGAATTCTTGGCAGAGCAAGAACAACTCAAG GCTAAATACAATATaatgcaaaaaaatattgacgAATTTGGAAGAGACCCTAAAAATCGTTCCATTGTGTTTGATAGACCAGCTCGCATTGAG ATTATAAATGAGCAATCCGAAATACCACTGGTTGTTTATGTGTCTCGTGAAAGAAGGCCAAATGTTCCTCATACATACAAAGGGGGAGCCCTCAACACATTG CTCAGAGTCTCAGGGCTATTCAGTAACGGGCCCTATGTACTTGTAGTTGATTGTGATATGTATTGCAATGATCCATCATCAGCTAAACAAGCCATGTGCTTTTTTCTTGATCCTGAAACCTCCAAAGATATTGCTTTTGTCCAATTCCCTCAAATGTTTCACAACCTTAGCATGAAAGACATCTACGATAGTCAACATAGGCATGCTTTTACA ACAATGTGGCAAGGAATGGATGGACTAAGAGGTCCAGGTCTTTCTGGTAGTGGCAATTACTTAAGTAGAAGTGCATTAATCTTTCCAAGCCCATATGAAAAAG ACGGCTATGAACATAATGCCCAAAACAAATTTGGCAACTCTACCATGTACATTGAATCATTAAAGGCCATTCAAGGACAACAAACTTATAAAACGAGCATTTCAAGAAATGTGATTTTACAGGAAGCAGAAGCAGTGGCCTCTTGTTCCTATGAAATAGACACAAATTGGGGTAATGAG GTAGGATTCTCATATGTTATATTACTGGAGAGTACAGTTACTGGCTATCTTCTTCACTGTAGAGGATGGAGATCAACTTACCTTTACCCCAAAAGACCTTGTTTCTTGGGATGTGCCCCCACTGACTTCATGGAAGGCATGCTTCAGTTGGTGAAATGGAGTTCTGAACTTTTCTTGCTAGGAATATCCAAATACAGCCCTTTCACTTATGGGATTTCAAGAATTCCTATTCTGCACAACTttaccttttgctacttcacaTCTACATGTCAATATATTGTTGCCTTAATAGTATATGGCATCATTCCTCAAGTATGCTTCTTGAAAGGAACTCCTGTGTTTCCTAAG GTTACAGAACCATGGTTTGTAGTTTTTGCAATATTATATGTATCCTCTCAAAGTCAACATTTGATTGAAGTCCTTTATGGTGGTGGCTCTTTGGGAACATGGTGGGATGAACAAAGAATATGGATTGTAAAGTCAATTGTTGGAGGCATATTTGGATCTATACTAGCAATCAAGAAACGTTTTGGGTTAAACAAagcaaaattcattttatcaaataaagttGTTGCCAAAGAGAAGTTTGAGAAATATGAACAAGGTAAGTTCGAGTTCGAAGGTGCAGCTTTGTTCATGTCTCCATTGGTTGGATTACTCATAGTGAATATTCTTTGCTTCTTTGGTGGTTTATGGAGACTATTTAATGTGAAAGATTTTGAAAAGATGTCTGGCCAACTTTTTCTACTTGGCTATCTGGCGGCGCTCAGTTATCCCATTTTTGAGGGGATAATAACCATGAAAAGCAAGGTGCAATAG